The Paenibacillus macerans genome includes a window with the following:
- the ltrA gene encoding group II intron reverse transcriptase/maturase, with product MKAEYRKGYLQRDSVEREEHAGVRSAGIRERKERGGATDLLEQILDRDNLNRAYKQVKRNHGAPGIDGMTVEDALPWLQEHRDELLQKIREGRYKPSPVRRKEIPKADGSGVRKLGIPTVVDRVIQQAVAQQLQPLFEPLFSEESYGYRPGRSAQQAIRKVKDYAEQGYGYAVEIDLSKYFDTLNHELLMHLLRKQIQDRRVTELIKRYLKSGVMENGVHCKTEEGSPQGGPLSPLLANIYLNEFDQEMKGRGVNVIRYADDIVVLAKSKRAAVRLLESCGKYLETKLRLQINTQKSKVVSVVARKHFKFLGFALGKNKNGVYIRAHGQSLAKAKKKLKELTSRSQGRNVRQVMEKVKVYIRGWIGYYYVADMKRILQSWSEWLRRRLRMYIWKQWKKPRTKAQNLRKLGIPEWQAYQWGNSRLGYWRIAGSPVLSRSITNKKLVQAGYYDFPAQYERLRKLHLCG from the coding sequence ATGAAAGCAGAATACCGAAAGGGCTACCTGCAAAGGGATAGCGTGGAACGCGAAGAGCATGCGGGAGTGCGGAGCGCCGGCATTCGGGAACGTAAAGAAAGAGGCGGTGCAACAGACCTGCTGGAGCAGATTCTGGACAGAGACAATTTGAACAGAGCCTACAAGCAGGTCAAACGCAACCATGGAGCGCCAGGAATCGACGGAATGACCGTAGAAGACGCGCTACCATGGCTGCAGGAACATAGAGACGAGCTGTTGCAAAAGATCCGGGAAGGCAGATACAAGCCCAGCCCGGTACGGCGCAAGGAAATTCCCAAAGCGGATGGAAGCGGAGTACGGAAGCTTGGAATACCCACGGTCGTGGACCGAGTGATTCAGCAGGCAGTCGCCCAGCAGCTCCAGCCCCTGTTCGAGCCGCTCTTCTCGGAGGAAAGCTATGGCTACCGCCCCGGTCGGAGCGCACAACAGGCCATTCGTAAGGTGAAAGATTATGCAGAACAGGGATACGGTTACGCAGTAGAAATCGACCTCTCCAAATACTTCGACACGCTGAATCATGAGCTGCTTATGCATCTTTTGCGCAAACAAATTCAGGACAGGCGCGTAACCGAGCTGATTAAGAGATATCTGAAAAGTGGGGTTATGGAGAACGGGGTGCACTGCAAAACAGAAGAAGGTTCCCCTCAGGGAGGCCCCCTGTCGCCGCTTCTGGCGAACATCTACCTGAACGAATTTGACCAAGAGATGAAAGGCCGCGGAGTGAACGTCATCCGCTATGCAGACGATATTGTGGTGCTTGCCAAAAGCAAACGGGCAGCGGTGCGGCTACTGGAATCCTGCGGGAAGTACCTCGAGACCAAACTGAGACTCCAGATAAATACGCAGAAAAGCAAGGTCGTTAGCGTAGTGGCCCGAAAGCACTTCAAATTTCTCGGCTTTGCCCTGGGAAAGAACAAGAATGGTGTGTACATCCGTGCCCATGGACAATCCCTCGCAAAAGCGAAGAAGAAGTTGAAAGAACTCACGAGTCGCAGCCAGGGCAGAAATGTTCGCCAAGTCATGGAAAAGGTGAAAGTCTACATTCGGGGATGGATTGGTTACTACTATGTGGCCGACATGAAACGGATCTTGCAAAGCTGGAGCGAATGGTTGCGAAGACGACTGCGGATGTACATCTGGAAACAGTGGAAAAAGCCGCGAACAAAAGCACAAAACCTGCGGAAGCTGGGGATACCGGAATGGCAGGCTTACCAGTGGGGCAATTCCCGTCTCGGGTACTGGCGCATCGCCGGAAGTCCAGTGTTGTCTCGTTCTATAACAAACAAAAAGCTCGTACAGGCAGGATATT